Proteins co-encoded in one Amaranthus tricolor cultivar Red isolate AtriRed21 chromosome 7, ASM2621246v1, whole genome shotgun sequence genomic window:
- the LOC130818330 gene encoding histone H2A — protein sequence MDSTGGKSKKGAAGRKGGGPKKKPVSRSVKAGLQFPVGRIGRYLKKGRYAQRVGTGAPVYLAAVLEYLAAEVLELAGNAARDNKKNRIIPRHVLLAVRNDDELGKLLAGVTIAHGGVLPNINPVLLPKKAAEKSPKEPKSPSKATKSPKKA from the exons ATGGATAGCACAGGTGGAAAATCAAAGAAGGGAGCAGCAGGAAGGAAAGGAGGAGGACCAAAGAAGAAGCCAGTTTCAAGATCAGTTAAAGCTGGTTTACAATTTCCAGTTGGAAGAATTGGAAGGTACTTGAAGAAAGGTCGTTATGCTCAACGTGTTGGTACTGGTGCTCCTGTTTATTTAGCTGCTGTTCTTGAGTATCTTGCTGCTGAG GTGTTGGAGTTAGCCGGAAATGCTGCAAGGGACAACAAGAAGAACAGAATCATCCCAAGGCATGTATTACTTGCTGTTAGGAACGATGATGAGCTGGGAAAGCTTCTTGCAGGAGTAACAATTGCTCATGGAGGTGTTCTTCCAAACATCAACCCAGTTTTATTGCCAAAGAAGGCTGCAGAAAAGTCCCCTAAGGAACCCAAATCTCCGTCTAAGGCTACCAAATCCCCAAAGAAAGCTTAA
- the LOC130818300 gene encoding thiamine thiazole synthase, chloroplastic: protein MASMASAALTAKINKPSFLDSPIYGAPLTTSNPTRSVSYKQPKPAISMSATPTPLPYDLNNIKFDPIRESIVSREMTRRYMTDMITFADTDVVIIGAGSAGLSCAYELSKNPNINIAIIEQSVSPGGGAWLGGQLFSAMVVRKPAHRFLDEIGVAYDEQDNYVVIKHAALFTSTIMSKLLAKPNVKLFNAVCAEDLIVKSGRVSGVVTNWALVSMNHDTQSCMDPNVMEAKVVVSSCGHDGPFGATGVKRLLDIGMIKNVPGMSALDMNSAEDAIVRLTREVVPGMVVTGMEVAEIDGSPRMGPTFGAMMLSGQKAAHLALRALGLDNALDDGSVKEMLQPEFILASAEDNEIVDA from the exons ATGGCTTCCATGGCTTCCGCTGCTCTTACAGCCAAAATAAACAAACCATCCTTCTTAGATTCTCCCATCTATGGCGCACCTTTAACAACATCAAACCCGACCCGATCTGTCTCCTACAAACAACCCAAACCCGCCATTTCCATGTCCGCCACTCCAACCCCACTTCCATACGACCTCAACAACATCAAATTCGATCCGATCCGTGAATCGATAGTTTCCCGTGAAATGACCCGTCGTTACATGACGGACATGATTACTTTCGCCGATACTGATGTCGTCATCATCGGCGCCGGTTCAGCCGGTTTAAGCTGCGCTTACGAACTCAGCAAAAACCCGAACATCAACATCGCAATCATCGAACAATCGGTAAGTCCCGGTGGTGGCGCGTGGCTCGGAGGACAACTATTCTCCGCCATGGTTGTCCGTAAGCCGGCTCACCGCTTCCTTGACGAGATCGGCGTAGCCTACGACGAACAAGATAACTACGTCGTAATCAAACACGCCGCTCTGTTCACATCCACAATCATGTCAAAATTATTGGCTAAACCTAATGTGAAACTTTTCAATGCCGTTTGTGCTGAGGATTTGATAGTGAAATCGGGTCGGGTTTCAGGGGTGGTTACAAACTGGGCTTTGGTATCGATGAATCATGATACACAAAGCTGTATGGATCCGAATGTAATGGAGGCGAAAGTGGTGGTTAGTTCGTGTGGGCATGATGGACCATTTGGGGCAACAGGGGTTAAACGGTTGTTGGATATTGGAATGATCAAGAATGTTCCAGGTATGAGTGCTTTGGATATGAATTCTGCTGAAGACGCCATTGTTAGATTGACAAGGGAGGTTGTTCCTGGAATGGTTGTTACTGGTATGGAGGTTGCTGAGATTGATGGCTCTCCTAGAATG GGACCTACTTTCGGGGCCATGATGTTATCAGGACAAAAGGCAGCCCATTTAGCCTTAAGAGCATTGGGCCTAGACAATGCCCTTGATGATGGTTCAGTGAAAGAGATGTTACAACCCGAGTTTATATTGGCATCAGCTGAGGACAATGAGATTGTGGATGCTTAA